The following proteins are encoded in a genomic region of Ostrea edulis chromosome 7, xbOstEdul1.1, whole genome shotgun sequence:
- the LOC130048724 gene encoding uncharacterized protein LOC130048724, with protein sequence MDQTANSQVCGLAIENVESPVDLSNEEESEIVQKDRGTKKFDKLKLSEDEIEERRRAANCMERRRMKKMSDALANLRKCIPVQHHLLHRRMSKIRTLRLAIAYIKALRDMLVNDDQRRQMIAVTQPTFPAGTMRLPHEPFSPLRNSMVIAAYAAHGAAQTPKRQLMFSPNFSFQEVPKSHFQTPGTSRHPAYQTPESYPLFGQPCFRTPISGKPVAEHTITSPEDEKEQGNQRVIGGYTLFQTSHDRSPFPVGIRQSSSCRYAAEDLDGVCPLPEDEIPRERT encoded by the coding sequence ATGGACCAGACCGCAAATAGCCAAGTATGTGGACTCGCAATAGAAAATGTAGAATCGCCTGTTGATTTATCTAACGAAGAAGAGTCAGAAATTGTCCAAAAAGATAGAGGAACTAAAAAATTTGACAAACTTAAACTTTCTGAAGACGAAATTGAAGAGAGGCGGCGGGCAGCCAACTGTATGGAGAGACGCCGGATGAAGAAAATGTCGGACGCTTTAGCGAATTTGAGAAAGTGTATCCCTGTACAACATCACTTACTTCACAGAAGAATGTCCAAGATACGGACCCTGAGACTCGCTATAGCTTACATAAAAGCATTGAGGGACATGCTTGTAAACGACGACCAAAGACGACAAATGATTGCAGTGACACAACCAACATTCCCAGCCGGAACTATGAGACTTCCTCATGAACCGTTTTCACCACTGAGAAACAGCATGGTTATCGCAGCTTATGCTGCTCATGGAGCCGCCCAAACTCCCAAAAGACAACTCATGTTTTCCCCGAATTTCAGCTTCCAGGAAGTTCCCAAATCTCATTTTCAGACACCTGGAACCAGTCGTCACCCTGCGTACCAAACTCCCGAGAGTTATCCGTTATTCGGACAACCTTGCTTCCGGACTCCCATTTCCGGGAAACCAGTTGCAGAGCACACAATTACTTCTCCGGAAGACGAGAAAGAACAGGGAAACCAGCGCGTCATCGGCGGATACACGCTATTCCAGACCAGTCATGATAGATCTCCCTTTCCTGTTGGAATACGGCAGAGTTCTTCCTGTCGATATGCCGCGGAAGACTTAGATGGTGTATGTCCCCTGCCGGAAGATGAAATTCCCAGAGAACGCACATGA
- the LOC130048319 gene encoding cysteine-rich motor neuron 1 protein-like has product MCSCRAILLQIRRSINMCHSSLFVLFVLGIGNYGLTLFVYTPDCPHPCVVNGHHFCYPPPCPPPACDDPVYAPGQCCTVCPDDCPRGACTIGNRTMCYPIPCPLPPCKNPVSTPGECCPHCPQGDQAPVDRDCPHPCVAGGHKYCHPVPCPLPPCQNPVTTLGDCCPHCPESVEDPAVGLRSEDKTRADVDTDCPHPCVAGGHTYCHPVPCPFPPCDEPVTTPGDCCPHCPFG; this is encoded by the exons ATGTGTAGTTGCAGAGCTATCCTCTTACAGATAAGGCGTTCAATCAACATGTGTCATTCTTCACTTTTCGTATTATTTGTTTTAGGGATTGGAAACTACGGTCTTACATTATTTG tttatacCCCCGATTGCCCTCACCCATGCGTTGTCAATGGTCACCACTTCTGTTACCCGCCGCCCTGCCCCCCTCCAGCCTGTGATGACCCTGTCTACGCCCCGGGTCAATGCTGCACAGTCTGTCCTGATGATTGTCCACGTGGTGCTTGTACAATAGGAAACAGAACAATGTGTTATCCCATCCCCTGCCCTCTACCCCCATGTAAAAACCCCGTATCAACCCCAGGGGAGTGCTGTCCTCATTGCCCCCAAG GCGACCAAGCTCCAGTAGATCGGGACTGTCCTCATCCGTGTGTAGCCGGCGGACACAAATACTGTCACCCAGTACCCTGTCCACTACCACCCTGTCAAAACCCCGTCACTACGTTGGGAGACTGCTGTCCGCATTGTCCGGAGAGCGTGGAGGATCCGGCAGTCGGTCTCCGTTCAGAAGATAAGACACGGGCAGATGTAGACACTGACTGTCCCCATCCCTGTGTTGCCGGTGGACACACATACTGTCACCCCGTGCCGTGCCCGTTTCCCCCGTGTGACGAGCCTGTAACAACCCCCGGAGACTGCTGTCCTCATTGCCCGTTTGGATAA
- the LOC130048317 gene encoding prostaglandin reductase 1-like — protein sequence MVLCKKWIYAKTFTGAPEAGNFTLETEELPDQLKHGEVLCEAVFLSVDPYMRLFPVPVGSVMMGEQVARISKSENTDYPVGTYVKTMDGWKTHTLYSDASKLTKVQDLGDLPKSLALGALGLPGLTAYFGFLEGCCPKSTDTVFVNSAAGAVGMIVGQIAKIKGCKVVGSAGSDEKCKWLKESLGFDEVFNYKTKPLEAALNDHAPNGLDCFFDNVGGEDTTIVIKHMNKYGRTAICGAISQYNKSKGDKGELPYSPILMNLLRVEGIQIMNYVQKWPEGLKQMSQWINEGKIKYKETVTEGFENMVSAFIGLFSGQHVGKAIVKP from the exons ATGGTCCTCTGCAAAAAGTGGATTTATGCTAAGACATTTACCGGGGCTCCGGAAGCCGGGAACTTTACCCTGGAAACGGAGGAACTTCCCGATCAGCTGAAACATGGAG AAGTGCTTTGTGAAGCTGTCTTTTTGAGTGTTGATCCTTATATGAG GTTATTCCCGGTACCGGTGGGCTCGGTAATGATGGGCGAACAAGTAGCCAG GATAAGTAAGAGCGAGAACACGGATTATCCAGTCGGAACCTACGTGAAGACTATGGACGGCTGGAAAACTCACACATTGTACTCTGATGCCTCCAAACTCACAAAAGTACAAGACCTGGGTGACCTTCCCAAATCCCTAGCTCTTGGAGCCTTAGGATTGCCTGG ATTGACGGCCTACTTCGGGTTTCTGGAGGGTTGTTGTCCTAAAAGTACAGACACTGTCTTCGTGAATAGCGCGGCGGGAGCGGTGGGCATGATTGTTGGACAAATCGCCAAAATTAAG GGTTGTAAAGTGGTGGGTAGTGCCGGAAGTGACGAAAAGTGTAAGTGGTTAAAAGAGAGTCTAGGGTTTGATGAGGTGTTCAACTACAAAACCAAACCGCTAGAGGCCGCTCTTAACGACCACGCACCAAACGGGTTGGACTGCTTTTTTGATAAT GTGGGAGGAGAGGACACTACCATCGTGATTAAACACATGAACAAATATGGCAGAACCGCGATTTGTGGAGCTATCTCACAATATAACAAAAGTAAAGGAGATAAAG GCGAATTGCCATACAGTCCAATTCTAATGAACTTGTTACGTGTTGAGGGGATACAGATTATGAACTACGTTCAGAAATGGCCAGAAGGATTGAAACAGATGTCGCAGTGGATTAACGAG GGAAAGATTAAATATAAAGAGACGGTAACAGAGGGCTTTGAAAACATGGTTTCTGCATTTATAGGTCTCTTCTCAGGCCAACATGTGGGAAAGGCTATTGTAAAACCATAA